A window of Eucalyptus grandis isolate ANBG69807.140 chromosome 4, ASM1654582v1, whole genome shotgun sequence genomic DNA:
ACTACATGGTTGTTCCCGTTTAAGTTATTCAGGAACTAAAGTCATAGGGCTTGCTATGCTTagaagttggtaatttaataTAAACTCACTATATCTTGCTTTCGGTAAAGATAACAGCTCAGCTCCTTGAAGTTCTGAATGAACATTATTAGAAGTTTCTCGTTAGAGTATCTTTGAGGCATAATACGATGATTGCCAATCCTATCAGCAATACAAGGCACCATCATGAGCCTCCCATTTATAACAAGCTTCTATGCACTCCTTaaaggggaaaacatttttgttaAACCCCTTTTACAGTCAAACAGATGTTCTAAGTTGATGAACAGACTAACAATCCTTCCGCTGATTGATCCTTTATCAACCTTCTAGTTTGAGGGCCCCTAGAGTAGTAAGCTGAACCCgaaaaacaaataataacaATATCGATGATAAGTGGGATAAAGCATCTCTCAAAAATTCATTTCCGCTTGATGGATCAATTCTTTGTTCTAGACAGCCAGATAGAGTATCATAACCATATATCATGGGACGATCTGGTTGCTCCACCATTCTTTTCCATGTACACTTTCAAGATGTGAATAACAGCAAAAATGGATGTTATACCTTCTGATTGATATCCCTCGCAATCTCAAGTGCCTTTAGATGAGCTTCACCAGAGGCAACACTGTGATTGACAAGACCTGCAACATAGCCAATGTGAACCACTACAGCATGAGTAGCAACTTCCTCCTCCCTGCTCATCAAAGGGACAACACCATGAACCACATAAGCATACCCATAGATTTTGCATCTTTGCCTCCAACTCTCCGCCCTGTGTATATGAGTTCCTTTGCCAAAGACTTTCCCACTATTCTAGGAAGCCTCTGTGTACCACCTGCTCTGCAAAGAAACAAACCAAATGAGAAGTGATTTCCCTTAGATGGACGATCTAATCGCTCTGACGCTTAAAGATGACAACAAAGAAATGCCAAATGTTCAAGTCCTCTTGCATATTGCATATTTATTAATAGGAGACTCGACTCTTGATGAAATCAATTTACACAGAAAGAAGAATAAGCGACACTGCTTATTCCCTAATTTTTCTCTGATCTGTGAAAAACAGGATCTCCTGCAGAACCATAACAAAGTATAACCGATGATTGCATTTCATGAGTAAGGTGcctcaaaagaagagaaaaaggcaaaaatgagATTGGGGGCAGAATAATTGCATCAGACTTTATACAATGAGCTCAACATACGAAGCACAGATATGTAAGGAGTGGAGAAGAGACTCGGTTCTTAAAGTACTGAAGAATTCAGCAATTCTTAACTGTGGAGAgcctatttttatttaaaataattatcccaagaaTATCTAGATTATGCCACAAATATTGATGCAGATGATGACCTGCCTTACCAGTCCAAGTCTGGCCTACCGATTTCTGATTCTTATTTTAATGTCCTTGATTGTCATGACCTGCCTTGCCAGTCCAAATCTGGCCTACCGATTTCTGATTCTTATTTTAATGTCCTCGATTGTCATAGATTTGATCAACCACCTAGAAAATAAATCTGCTTCATACAGAAAAGCAGTGCCATTACAAAAAGATGAGTGATATAAGTTAACAAAATTGTGTAATACCCTGGAATTATGGCAAGTCCTGTTTCAGGCAAGCCCAGAACCGCATCATCTCCTGTCAATAAGTGGCAAAGCAAGGATGTATGAGGGATATCTGACTTATGAGGAACCCAGTCCTAACGTAAAAGGAGGTCGACTTGGAAGGTAATGAAGAGCTAATACCACATATTCGAAGGTCACAGGATAGGGCCAATTCAAGTCCTCCCCCTAAAGCTGCTCCCTCAATAACAGCAATAGTAGGAATATGTAGATCCTAAATTCCACATTCAAGTAATCCATGTAAGCAATCAAACATAACTAGCATAATAGCTTTACGCACCAAAACAGAGGGATCCGCTAAGGAACATCTAAATTAATCAGAAAGGCCAACAAGAGACCAGAAGCCAATCCAAAAAGTGTCAAGTGGCTATAAAATGGCGTTGAAAGTTAGAAGGTAAAAAGGAGTTCGTGCAAAAGTGTACAAGAGTAGGTTAATGAAATGTGATTCTGCATAATTATATCCATAGCTTATAGCATAAAAATTCGTCTAAGCTCTCAGCTCATCAGTCTGATTAAGAAAAGGCACATTTCAAACTAGAATGCAGATCCACAATGCAATCCATGGATTTACAGCAGCAAGAGTCATCAGTCATTTATAAGGTCTTACAGACAAACTATGCAAGTACATCACTAAGGCAAAAGATGTCTTGGGCTCGTCCATGATGGTTTGAAAAtcgcacttttttttttttacttacacAGCCAAACTTTGattaatttgaatttatcaTACAGGAATTAAATAAGCAGATACAAACAGTGTGCATACGAGAACAACGAAAAAATTTGTAATACTGAAGTGGATGATTATCTAAAGGTTAATCTTGCTTCAAGCTCCAAACTAGAAAACTAGTGCACCATAGACCATACTATGTTGAGCAAAAGCCTTGTGATGTACCCTGCCGCTAAGAGCTCTAGAGGCAATAAAAATGCAATAGCTCATAAGTGGGCATCACTGGCAGCAAGCAAAATAATCTGGTATGAAAACAGAGAGGGCAAAAACCCACCTCCAATGAGGAGAATGTCAAACGTAGTAAATTCACAAAAAGCTGAACTTCAGATGGGCTCATTGTCTTGCGCTCCTGCCAACTCAAAGAAAGACGAGGGAAACAATGAAGAAATTGCATATGggaaacatgcttttaaaaagagtaaaagagggaggaagaagTGTAACCAAAATGAATAACAAATGTACAAGAAGCGCTATACATTCTAAAAAACATTAGCCTGTCATTAAGAGTTATCTACCCAAAAAAACAATCGACATTCTCGTACTCCCACCAGAAAGTCATCTACTATGATTCCAAAAACAGCTTCTACATAGTCAAAAACATACATCCGATGGAATAATACATTTAGCCTAAAATCTTAGTATTGTGATGGTAATACCTTTAAATCAGCACCAGCACAAAACACTCTCGGCACCGCGCTGCAGATCATCAAAACATTTGCCGAAGTGTCCTCCCTCACAGCTTCCAACGCGTTCTGTAACCCTCTCAACATATCCCTCCCTATCGCATTCTTAGCTCCAGGTCTATCCAAGCAGACCTCGACTATTCCTGAAGATTGCAATGAATCCTTCTCAAGAAAAACCCTTGttaaatcaaatcaaagcacATTCAAACATCGCTCCTCACACCTAATTACCATAAGAAATCGAAGAACTGTTCAACAAACTGCTTTTCGGTTTTTTAACTCGTTATCTCTACGAAGAATACCAGAACAATCTTCAGTTGTGGTCAATTCTTGTGTCACTCTGGTCTCCCTGGAAGCTTCGATCCTAACTCGCAAACTCCACTATTGAACTCAATTCAGATATAAAGAACTAATGAGAAAAACACAACCTTTCTTCTAGTCAACCAATCATCAAGCTTTTTCTCTGCTTACCCACGAACAACCATCACGTCAAAATCTCCAAAACACGCTCTTTCTCCTAAAATCTCAAGACCCATATTTGTCCCATTCACGAACATCGTAGAGCAGGTGTCCAAGCCAAAAAACTAAACTTTTCACAAACTCAATCAGCTAGAGAGAACGCGAATGCAAGCGTGAAGTACCGGAATCGGAATCGGAGAGCCTGTTCAGTTTCACCGACTCCGACGCGGAGGTAGCCGACTCCAAGATGAGGGTCCGCCGAGTTTGGAGCTGCCAATTTCCGGGCACGGAAGTGAAACATCGTGGGGATGCTATGGCCCTGGAGCTCGACGCGTGGCGAATCGTTTCGCGCGGATTGAAGAGCTTGGTCGGGGAATGGGGAAGTGGGTTTCGCTTCAATGATCTGGCGATGGTCTGGAGACGTGAAAGACTCGCCATTTCTTCTCTTTCGGATCAGCTTCAGAGCCGGCACTGAGTCAGCGAGCGGAACTTGAGGAGGGAGAGTCCGTCAAACGGCCGGTGGTTTGGATTCGGGGTTCATTTTCTTGGCTATGtattattttgggaaaatttagaataagtatcaatgtttttttttttttaatgaccgGGGGATTACTGGAGATCATCCGAGCGATCACACACACTAATGAAGCCTCGCCGTAAACCGCTATTTAGACATAAACCCCTAGGGCTGGCCCGGTAAACTACCCCGGTACCTCCACGTAAATCACGAGCATTCGAAAATTCGAAATCATTCCCTCTGCGATGAAGTAACAAAGCCCAACCATCACGATGGGTGGGAGTATCGATGTTATTacattcatttttctaaaaaggaGTCTAAAGAGGACattattttaagagaaaattcttaataaaaacttgaaatgttattattttttcaaataagagcacattaattcaaataaaagcttaaagtcccatcattttttcaaataatgaccaaGTAGCCATATCACTCCCAAATGAGGGCATCAACTCACTATTTGAtaagggcaattttgtcttttaaattttcctttttttctatttttttccataaaaaacaaactaaaaagattttaaaaaatttattaaaaaagaagaagaatagagatAGGAGAGAGGGCTCCCTCCCGCCGTTGGTGGTGCAATAGTGATGGCCAGCACTTGGGCTAGGACCAGCAACCCTCATCAACTAGAAGCGAGAGAGGGTAGCAACCCTCTCCCAAATCTGGATGATGGTCGCAAGCCCTCCCTTTGCCACCAACGACCCTCACCCAGCACCTTTGACCCTCGCCTCCGATCAACAATGGTTGTCGCCCCTCACCCAGGCATTAGCGACATCAACCAGTGTGATGGGGTGGCGACCACCAACGGGAGGGGCTCCTCCagcctcttttttttgttttgaggttttttaattgttaatctaattttcaaaccaaaagaaattaatttaatagattaaaTGTGTTTTGACGAAAATACCCTTGGTcagttgaaattttttgttgacCGGTGAGCCGATGAAGTTatgctcttatttaaaacaaatataatcattttagatacttatttgaaactaatatGGCTACTTCacgcccttatttgaaaaactGAGTGCACTTAGGgcccttatttagaatttttccttattttaaataagagcctaaGGGGTATTTATATTCTCAAATTAGGGACTAaagttaatattattttaaataagagcccaaagtacttttattttctcaaagaaTGACATAAAGTGGACTTTATTTTGAATAAGATCATGAAATTGTCATACCAATCTTTAAAAAGGCTTAAACTCACCAGCTGATGAAGGATATTTcagtctttttaatttttttttccttttttctctattttaaaaaaaaattaaaacttaaaaaaacaTACACATACAGGCCCTCCACCTATGGTCTTCAATGCCGATGGGGCGCGACGATGGCCGCTTGGGCAAGGGTCACCAGTACTACACAAGGGGAGTGGGGGGCACACTCCTCACCCAAATCTGGTAGAGAGTTGCCGccttctcttgtttttttagcAAGGACTAGCAAGCCATCATCGCCTTTGGCTGGTAAGGGTCGTCGGCATTGTTACCACCCCACCAGCGATGGGGCAAAGACCACAGGTGAGAGGCTTCCCACCTTCCCACTTAGGTTTTtgctttaaaataaaaaaacatttatctttttaaaatttttaatttaatttaattgaaactaAATTGACTTTAAACAAAACTACCCATGATTAGTCAAAATAATTTGCGAGCCAACGAAGTTAAGCCTTTTTAGTAATAATCATAATCACTTCAGGTTCTTATTcgaaacaaaatttatattaaggcactttaaactcttatttggaattttccctattCTTTTGTTGAGTAATGTACGAATAAGCAAATCACAAACATAAATTCTTATCTAGcaatcgaaaattattttttgaaagtgaCCATCATTTGCTTCATAAATTTCAAGATAATGACGTTATGAATATCTAAATTTTGCTCCTTATTCAGTTGAGTATGTCAAATTATTTGATTCAATTAAATACCCCAACTTTTTTCTGTTGAATCGATAATTTGTAAGGTCGCAACTTGCTTTTGGTggtaaaaatttgaatattatgCAGGTGCTTAAATCCTGCAATTCATAGCACCTGGACCGCATTTGGCAAATTGGACTCGTACGAATCGTAGTTGGCATTTCGTGTCGTTTCCGTCATGGGACGATATTAGGTTTGTTTGGATATAGTTCCAGGTATTCGcccaggaagagagagaggccttTGCCCAGCATACAATAAATCTCTCCCTGTTCATTGAACTCCTATTTTAGATATGCTTCAACTCTCCAATTATTCGAAAGCAAGCGATTCACATATTGACAATCAGCAATAGATCGCAGCATCGCGCAACTTCCTATTCATCAACCTGTTCTTGCTCGACGGGTAACTAAGTGATGAGTCGTGACAATGGCTAggcttggttttcttttctaattccaGTGGACGTGAAGATATAAAGCActtgtatattatatatatataatccataACCTGTCTTTTGTTTAATGGAATTTGAGCAACGTTACTTCTTACGCTGTTTGAATGAAAGATCGCAAGGAAACACAATCCTAAACATCATGATTCGTAATGATAGAATTCCATCAACTGAGTGATTTAAAGAAATAGGACTCACAAAGATACAGAAGCTGGGCTCCAATCAACGACCACACCAGCAGAAAACTCGCTTTCCCAGAATAATGCATATCCCactcaaatttattttcttgtcactTAATATCAGTTCTTTGCAATATCAGTTCTTTACGCCTTACACGAATTTTTATCGACTACGGCTTCATGTCTGAACAAATCTGCATTCGAAAAACCTGTGCAATTGTTTCATTCTTGACGACTTGAGTGTGACTCAGGAGATGCAAGAGCTGTTTCTGCGGTTGATGAAATGGTTATATGATTTATTTTACTAGGTCAGATCATGATCTGTTCAAGGTCTCAGTTTGCTTTCCATTTTCATAGCATTGAATTGGAAAGTAAATATATCACCCTGCTTATGCTTTGTGACTTTTGGTAACGCAATCAGCTCTTAACTGTTAGTGTTGTAAAAGAATTGATATTGCTGGATTGTCAGATATTGAGAAaaggtttttcatttttgtcagtTCGCTTATCCAAGCCATTCTTACATGGTGAAGACTGAAGGCAAAGCAAATGAATCCCCTTGTATCACCAAATGCGTAGATTTTTGAACACTTGATGTGCTAGACCCGACATAGACCTATTTTGTGGGAAAAAAAACTTGGTCAATATTGAAAGAACTCGGACTAGAACTGGCACCAACATGATCTCTTAGCACTTGAGAGACTACAATTGATCTGAAAGAAAAGGTGCCTTTTCGGTGTTGACCCAATCCATAATCTTGCCAGGTAGCTTCTAACTTACTGTAATGCCTTTAATTATAACAGAGATCCTGATATAGCCATGTCTTGTCTTCCAAGCATCTTTGATGAACACTAATTAAGTTATAATCAAACACAAGAGAAGGGTATGATGATACTGGTGCTTGAACTTGCATTTAAATTTTACATATTTGAGTGCAAGTACTATCGTTCAATGAGAAGAGATGAAAAAAGTAATACAGAAATAAATCCACCtgattttcatgataaagacTTTTCCTTGATGCTTTATATACCACCGTCAATGATTTCATGGATTCTGAATCCGGCTACAATACCTCCATATCAGATGCGACCTCAGAATGCCCCCaacattttcaggaaaataagtTCTCTTTAAGGCTGAAACATGGCTTACTCACTGAGGAACAGAAAAGGAGAAGATGGCGTG
This region includes:
- the LOC104441947 gene encoding probable enoyl-CoA hydratase 2, mitochondrial; the protein is MASLSRLQTIARSLKRNPLPHSPTKLFNPRETIRHASSSRAIASPRCFTSVPGNWQLQTRRTLILESATSASESVKLNRLSDSDSGIVEVCLDRPGAKNAIGRDMLRGLQNALEAVREDTSANVLMICSAVPRVFCAGADLKERKTMSPSEVQLFVNLLRLTFSSLEDLHIPTIAVIEGAALGGGLELALSCDLRICGDDAVLGLPETGLAIIPGAGGTQRLPRIVGKSLAKELIYTGRRVGGKDAKSMGLVNHSVASGEAHLKALEIARDINQKGPLALKMAKRAIDKGLELDMVSALEWEEDCYEQLLNTKDRLEGLAAFAEKRKPKYTGQ